The following are encoded together in the Gordonia insulae genome:
- a CDS encoding CDP-alcohol phosphatidyltransferase family protein has product MPTARKPERSTSYRTPTTRASRRGRSSAGSSNAAAKNATREGARFPKQAAAGRLFVPSALTILAICAGLTAIRVSSTGDINAAMGLVVAAALLDGIDGRVARMMGATTRIGAEIDSLADAINFGVVPALIVYLHLMSGQDIGWVLTLVYCCAIVLRLARFNTLLDDDEAPGYTRDFFVGVPAPAAAIIALLPIGLSQQFGSGWWTSLPVVGGWLVFVALLAVSRVPTASLKTASVPPRALAGLLIVVAIGAALLLTFPYVLMMIAIGGYLLHIPFAWRNKRWVASRPEHWEDHPSERRALRRAIARDQPRGRRRIIPGKSQARLGLRRPTGVPAPAIPETAAAEPSPEPPIEPTEETRG; this is encoded by the coding sequence ATGCCCACCGCCCGTAAACCCGAGCGCTCGACCTCGTACCGGACGCCCACCACCCGCGCGTCGCGGCGCGGCCGGAGCTCTGCCGGCTCGTCGAATGCCGCCGCCAAGAACGCCACCCGCGAAGGGGCGCGCTTTCCGAAGCAGGCCGCGGCGGGCCGGCTGTTCGTCCCGTCGGCGCTGACCATCCTGGCCATCTGCGCGGGCCTCACCGCCATCCGCGTCTCCTCGACCGGTGACATCAACGCGGCGATGGGCCTGGTGGTGGCCGCTGCGCTGCTCGACGGCATCGACGGCCGCGTGGCCCGCATGATGGGGGCGACGACCCGCATCGGCGCCGAGATCGACTCACTTGCCGACGCCATCAATTTCGGCGTCGTCCCCGCCCTCATCGTCTACCTGCACCTGATGTCGGGCCAGGACATCGGCTGGGTCCTCACGCTGGTCTACTGCTGCGCGATCGTGCTGCGGCTGGCGCGGTTCAACACCCTCCTCGACGATGACGAGGCGCCCGGTTACACCCGGGACTTCTTCGTCGGTGTGCCCGCGCCCGCGGCCGCGATCATCGCGCTGCTGCCGATCGGTCTGTCACAGCAGTTCGGGTCGGGCTGGTGGACGTCGCTGCCGGTCGTCGGCGGGTGGCTGGTCTTCGTCGCACTGCTCGCGGTCAGTCGCGTACCGACCGCGTCGCTCAAGACGGCATCGGTACCGCCGCGCGCTCTGGCCGGCCTGCTCATCGTGGTCGCCATCGGCGCCGCACTGCTGCTCACCTTCCCGTATGTGCTGATGATGATCGCGATCGGCGGATATCTGCTGCACATCCCGTTCGCGTGGCGCAACAAGCGCTGGGTGGCATCCCGGCCGGAGCACTGGGAGGACCATCCGTCCGAGCGTCGCGCCCTGCGCCGGGCGATCGCCCGCGACCAGCCGCGGGGCCGTCGACGGATCATCCCCGGCAAATCGCAGGCGCGGCTCGGACTCCGACGTCCCACCGGCGTCCCCGCCCCGGCCATCCCGGAGACCGCAGCCGCCGAACCGTCCCCCGAGCCGCCGATCGAACCGACCGAGGAGACCCGCGGATGA
- a CDS encoding DMT family transporter, whose translation MRTQAGRAWLFLVGAIVLEVTATLSMKGALHHPALYALIVVGYLGSFVCLTLVLKAQMPLGVAYGIWGASGVALTAIMSMILFDEPLTALMGVGIVLVIGGVLCVELGAQKAHADAMPARQKESAA comes from the coding sequence GTGAGGACACAGGCCGGCCGAGCCTGGCTGTTCCTCGTCGGCGCGATCGTGCTCGAGGTGACCGCGACCTTGTCGATGAAGGGCGCATTGCATCACCCGGCGCTGTACGCGTTGATCGTGGTCGGCTACCTCGGTTCGTTCGTCTGCCTCACGCTCGTCCTCAAGGCGCAGATGCCGCTCGGTGTCGCCTACGGGATCTGGGGTGCGTCGGGCGTGGCGCTCACCGCGATCATGTCGATGATTCTCTTCGACGAGCCGCTGACGGCCCTCATGGGTGTCGGGATCGTGCTGGTCATCGGAGGGGTGCTGTGCGTCGAACTCGGCGCGCAGAAGGCACACGCTGACGCGATGCCTGCCCGCCAGAAGGAGTCGGCGGCCTGA
- a CDS encoding phytanoyl-CoA dioxygenase family protein, whose protein sequence is MTPALPDAAVERFITDGFLKIEDAFDREVGEHCQAELWKEIGLSADDPSSWTQSLIWVSAMSTPPFTASATTDDLHAAFDRLVGRGRWRPRLGMGTFPLRFPSDQPAEAAGWHVEASFAGSDGGLRLSLRSRGRSLLMLFLYSDVGVDDAPTLIRVGSHLSVPPYLSDAGPDGRAWMDVCMDVVPATEHLPVVAATGNIGDVYLCHPFLVHSAQGHRGRVPRFMAQPPLEPVGELDLEGAELSPVAEAVVRGLAR, encoded by the coding sequence ATGACGCCTGCGCTCCCAGATGCAGCGGTGGAACGCTTCATCACCGACGGGTTCCTCAAGATCGAGGACGCCTTCGACCGCGAAGTCGGTGAACACTGTCAGGCAGAACTGTGGAAGGAAATCGGGCTGAGCGCCGACGATCCATCGTCGTGGACGCAGTCGCTGATCTGGGTGAGCGCGATGAGCACGCCGCCCTTCACCGCGTCGGCCACCACAGACGACCTTCATGCCGCTTTCGACCGGCTCGTCGGCCGAGGTCGATGGCGTCCCCGGCTGGGGATGGGGACTTTCCCGTTGCGGTTCCCGAGCGATCAGCCCGCCGAAGCGGCGGGCTGGCATGTGGAGGCGTCGTTCGCCGGCAGCGACGGCGGCCTCCGCCTGAGCCTGCGGTCACGCGGTCGGTCGCTGCTCATGCTGTTTCTGTATTCCGACGTCGGCGTCGATGATGCTCCGACATTGATTCGGGTCGGCTCGCATCTGTCGGTGCCGCCGTACCTGTCGGACGCGGGGCCGGACGGCCGGGCATGGATGGATGTCTGCATGGACGTCGTGCCGGCAACCGAACACCTGCCGGTCGTCGCTGCGACCGGGAACATCGGCGACGTCTACCTCTGTCATCCCTTCCTCGTCCACTCCGCGCAGGGGCATCGCGGTCGGGTGCCGCGGTTCATGGCGCAACCGCCGCTGGAACCGGTTGGCGAACTCGACCTCGAGGGCGCCGAGCTCTCGCCGGTGGCCGAGGCGGTGGTTCGCGGTCTGGCCCGGTAG
- a CDS encoding phosphatidylserine decarboxylase yields MARRPRPDGSRSGAGHLVDLARETIPPVHKAGLPFVAAPAAVAILGRHHPWIARPAALTAGACAAFFRHPKRVPPTAAGAVVAPADGTISLVDEAVPPVEAELGDAPLPRVSTFLSIFDVHVQRVPIAGRVTAVTHTAGSFVSADLPEASSVNERTTMVLNCPVGADTHDVAVVQIAGLLARRIVCEPTVGDDLTTGDTYGLIRFGSRVDVYLPAGTVPQVRVGQRAVGAETVFATLT; encoded by the coding sequence GTGGCCAGGCGCCCGCGTCCCGACGGATCGCGCAGCGGAGCGGGTCATCTCGTCGACCTGGCCCGCGAGACCATCCCCCCGGTGCACAAGGCCGGCCTCCCGTTCGTCGCCGCTCCGGCCGCCGTCGCCATCCTGGGTCGGCACCACCCGTGGATAGCGCGCCCCGCAGCGTTGACGGCCGGCGCCTGCGCGGCCTTCTTCCGACATCCCAAGCGCGTGCCCCCGACCGCAGCCGGTGCGGTCGTGGCCCCGGCCGACGGGACCATCTCCCTCGTCGACGAGGCGGTCCCACCCGTCGAGGCCGAACTCGGTGACGCACCGCTGCCCCGGGTATCGACCTTCCTGTCCATCTTCGACGTGCACGTCCAGCGCGTACCCATCGCCGGTCGGGTGACCGCGGTGACCCACACGGCCGGGTCGTTCGTGTCGGCCGACCTGCCCGAGGCGAGTTCGGTCAACGAGCGCACGACGATGGTGCTGAACTGCCCGGTCGGCGCGGACACCCACGATGTCGCCGTCGTGCAGATCGCCGGTCTGTTGGCACGGCGGATCGTCTGCGAACCCACCGTCGGGGACGACCTCACCACCGGCGACACGTACGGACTGATCCGATTCGGGTCCCGCGTCGACGTCTATCTGCCTGCCGGGACGGTCCCGCAGGTGCGGGTCGGCCAGCGTGCGGTCGGCGCCGAAACCGTCTTCGCGACCCTCACCTGA
- a CDS encoding Na+/H+ antiporter subunit A has protein sequence MISVLAALALCALLAPPVIRWLGTRGFYVLALAPAGALVWVIVNWPQDGQPPLVETVEWVPVLQMDIVTRFDTLSAIMSVLILGVGSLVLCYCAHYFDDARPRVAVFGGEMIAFAAAMFGLVVSDNMLVLYVFWELTTVLSFMLVGFYGVRATARRAATQALLVTTAGGLAMLVGIIMLGERAGSYLLSDILAAPPAGVYVDVAIVLLLIGALSKSAIVPFHFWLPGAMAAPTPVSAYLHAAAMVKAGIYLIARLAPGFSTTPSWHVVVVVLGTVTMVLGGWRSLRELDLKLVLAFGTVSQLGFMAVLVGIGDANVAMAGITMLVAHALFKASLFMVVGIIDHSTGTRDIRKLARLGHRLPVLALTAAVAGASMAGLPLTIGFVGKETAFGSVWDTGAFPTWQAETIDIVLLVGSVITFAYTCRFLWGAFGRKVRSTPSPAVAKIHPPTPMFLAAPILLAVAGVAAGILSPQVGDLFEPYAETLPSYGHELEHLAMWHGFGLPVVFSIIVVVAGAALFLLIRRLRGALFRYRPILNADRIYDATLRGADTISLMLTRNTQRGSLPITQGVILSTAIVLPIAALAWGSRDRLEVGGFDSAVQVVIGGIIAVAALAAVTLRNRLAATLVVGLTGYGSGMLFALYGAPDLALTQFLVETLTLVIFVLVLRKLPAEPEPRHATGFKPLRALIGLAFGASLVLIGLFAAAARSEQPLHVDIPEAAYKFGHGANAVNVLLVDIRAWDTLGEISVLIVAATGVASMVFRNRRFGAAPRVADAARLQAGLNGDTTDDDDDPIPPDRTRWLLGSDFRDPRHRSMVLEATTRLIFPTMVVLSVYFFYAGHNAPGGGFAGGLTMGLALVLRYLAGGRYELGEALPIEPGRILGAGLAISAGTAVTSLLLGAPALSSAVFEVTLPVLGDVKMVTALFFDLGIYLIVVGLVLDVLRSLGARLDVESSAIDNTPAPVPINAGASEATGNRRGEVPQ, from the coding sequence TTGATCTCCGTGCTGGCTGCGCTCGCGCTCTGCGCGCTGCTCGCGCCACCGGTGATCCGCTGGCTCGGTACGCGCGGCTTCTACGTCCTGGCGCTCGCGCCCGCGGGCGCTCTGGTGTGGGTCATCGTCAACTGGCCCCAGGACGGACAGCCCCCGCTGGTCGAGACCGTCGAGTGGGTACCGGTCCTGCAGATGGACATCGTCACCAGGTTCGACACGCTGAGCGCCATCATGTCCGTGCTCATCCTCGGCGTCGGATCACTCGTGCTCTGCTATTGCGCTCACTACTTCGACGACGCCCGGCCGCGGGTCGCGGTGTTCGGCGGCGAGATGATCGCCTTCGCGGCCGCCATGTTCGGCCTCGTGGTCAGCGACAACATGCTGGTCCTGTACGTGTTCTGGGAACTGACCACCGTGCTGTCGTTCATGCTCGTCGGCTTCTACGGTGTCCGCGCCACCGCGCGACGCGCGGCCACCCAGGCCCTGCTGGTCACCACCGCCGGCGGTCTGGCGATGCTGGTCGGCATCATCATGCTCGGCGAGCGGGCGGGCAGTTATCTGCTCTCCGACATCCTGGCCGCCCCGCCCGCGGGAGTGTACGTCGACGTCGCGATCGTGCTGCTGCTGATCGGTGCGCTGAGCAAGTCGGCCATCGTGCCGTTCCACTTCTGGCTGCCCGGCGCGATGGCCGCGCCCACCCCGGTCAGCGCCTATCTGCACGCGGCGGCGATGGTCAAGGCGGGCATCTACCTGATCGCGCGACTCGCTCCCGGCTTCTCGACGACACCGAGTTGGCATGTCGTCGTCGTGGTCCTCGGCACGGTCACCATGGTGCTGGGTGGCTGGCGCTCGCTGCGCGAGCTCGACCTCAAGCTGGTGCTGGCGTTCGGCACCGTCTCCCAGCTCGGCTTCATGGCGGTGCTGGTGGGGATCGGCGACGCCAACGTCGCGATGGCCGGCATCACGATGCTGGTCGCGCACGCGCTGTTCAAGGCATCGCTGTTCATGGTGGTCGGCATCATCGACCACTCGACCGGTACCCGTGACATCCGCAAACTCGCCCGGCTCGGGCACCGCCTGCCGGTATTGGCGCTGACCGCGGCAGTCGCCGGCGCCAGCATGGCGGGCCTGCCACTCACCATCGGCTTCGTCGGCAAGGAAACGGCCTTCGGGTCGGTCTGGGACACGGGCGCCTTCCCGACCTGGCAGGCCGAGACCATCGACATCGTGCTACTCGTCGGCTCGGTCATCACCTTCGCCTACACCTGCCGGTTCCTGTGGGGCGCGTTCGGGCGCAAGGTGCGCTCGACGCCGAGCCCCGCAGTCGCCAAGATCCATCCGCCGACGCCGATGTTCCTCGCGGCGCCGATCCTGCTCGCCGTCGCCGGTGTGGCCGCCGGCATCCTCAGCCCCCAGGTCGGCGACCTGTTCGAGCCGTACGCCGAGACGCTCCCGTCCTACGGTCACGAGCTCGAGCACCTGGCCATGTGGCATGGCTTCGGTCTGCCGGTGGTCTTCTCGATCATCGTCGTCGTCGCGGGCGCCGCCCTGTTCCTGCTCATCCGCCGACTGCGTGGCGCGTTGTTCCGGTACCGCCCGATCCTCAACGCCGACCGGATCTACGACGCCACCCTGCGCGGCGCGGACACCATCTCGCTGATGCTGACCCGCAACACCCAGCGCGGTTCACTGCCGATCACGCAGGGCGTCATCCTCTCCACCGCCATCGTCCTGCCGATCGCCGCCCTCGCCTGGGGCTCGCGTGATCGGCTCGAGGTCGGCGGCTTCGACTCCGCGGTGCAGGTGGTGATCGGCGGCATCATCGCGGTCGCCGCCCTGGCCGCCGTCACACTCCGCAACCGCCTCGCGGCCACGCTGGTCGTAGGGCTGACCGGCTACGGCTCGGGCATGCTGTTCGCGCTCTACGGCGCCCCCGACCTCGCCCTCACGCAGTTCCTGGTGGAGACGCTGACGCTGGTCATCTTCGTGCTGGTGCTGCGCAAACTGCCGGCCGAACCCGAACCGCGCCATGCCACCGGTTTCAAACCGCTGCGCGCTCTCATCGGCCTCGCGTTCGGCGCATCGCTCGTGCTGATCGGGCTCTTCGCCGCGGCCGCCCGCTCCGAACAGCCGCTGCACGTCGACATCCCCGAGGCCGCGTACAAGTTCGGGCACGGCGCGAACGCCGTCAACGTCCTGCTAGTCGACATCCGCGCCTGGGACACGCTCGGCGAGATCTCGGTGCTCATCGTCGCGGCGACCGGTGTCGCATCGATGGTGTTCCGCAACCGCCGGTTCGGGGCCGCGCCGCGGGTCGCGGACGCCGCGCGACTGCAGGCCGGGCTCAACGGCGACACCACCGACGATGACGACGATCCGATCCCGCCCGACCGCACCCGCTGGCTGCTGGGCAGCGACTTCCGCGACCCGCGCCACCGCTCGATGGTGCTGGAGGCGACAACCCGACTGATCTTCCCGACGATGGTGGTCCTCTCGGTCTACTTCTTCTACGCCGGCCACAACGCCCCCGGCGGTGGCTTCGCCGGCGGCCTCACCATGGGCCTCGCCCTGGTCCTGCGCTACCTCGCGGGCGGACGGTACGAACTCGGCGAGGCGCTGCCCATCGAACCCGGACGCATCCTCGGCGCCGGCCTGGCGATCTCGGCCGGGACCGCGGTGACGTCGCTGCTCCTCGGCGCCCCGGCGCTGTCGTCGGCGGTGTTCGAGGTCACCCTGCCGGTGCTCGGCGACGTCAAGATGGTGACCGCACTGTTCTTCGACCTCGGCATCTACCTGATCGTCGTCGGCCTCGTCCTCGACGTCCTGCGCAGCCTCGGCGCGCGCCTCGACGTCGAGTCCAGCGCCATCGACAACACGCCCGCACCGGTGCCCATTAATGCCGGGGCGAGCGAAGCGACGGGGAATAGACGCGGGGAGGTGCCACAGTGA
- a CDS encoding AAA family ATPase: protein MTGPVQLTLTARVNPSASDARRGIIRVHAEVLAALGLREWDAVSITGARQTAAVVAEAGGETPTGTALLDDITFSNAGVRENASVVLAPATVHGAGRITVSGSALATSSVDETTLRRALLGKVVSVGDAVSLLPRDLGPELTAGAATRALALSVGITWTNELLTVTAVEPAGPVSVQTNTAVLWAGQDGRGVAPRSSTSLPSTNLPPTIAMGFAASAPPTRTSANGPAVSDTPGVTTGESTSAGAVRPVSTLVGVDSQVAKLTEWLSITLDEPEVLRTLGAAPRLGVLITGPAGVGKATVARSVCAERPLTTIDGPTVGALEAGARLAAVTSAISGLRGSGGVLLITDVDALLPAPRESAPAEPVSTLILDELRTAIADAGSGASGAAAHGTIALIATTAEPVRLDSRLRDPSLCDRELIIGLPDSATRARLLGVILTDVPTHGHLDLDVIASRTPGFVAGDLAALTREAALRAAARVSSDKSEPALRTEDLIGALDVIRPVSRMDSPEVALGSITLDEVGDMVETKQALTEAVLWPLQHPDTFTRLGVEPPRGVLLFGPPGCGKTFVVRALAASGRLSVHTVKGAELMDKWVGSSEKAVRDLFARARESAPSLIFLDEIDALAPRRGQSSDSGVGDRVVAALLTELDGVEPLQDVVVLGATNRPDLIDPALLRPGRLERLVFVPPPDADARADILRASGRKVPLADGVDLQALADDLDGYSAADCSALLREAALSAMRRDIDAATVGPDDVAEARDRVRPSLDPAQVENLRAFAERRVL, encoded by the coding sequence ATGACCGGTCCCGTCCAGCTGACCCTGACCGCTCGGGTGAACCCGTCCGCGTCGGACGCGCGCCGCGGGATCATCCGGGTGCACGCCGAGGTCCTCGCCGCTCTCGGCCTACGGGAATGGGACGCCGTATCCATCACCGGCGCACGGCAGACCGCGGCCGTGGTCGCCGAGGCGGGCGGCGAGACACCCACCGGAACCGCCCTGCTCGACGACATCACGTTCTCCAACGCGGGCGTCCGCGAGAACGCCTCGGTCGTGCTGGCCCCGGCCACGGTGCACGGTGCAGGCCGCATCACGGTCTCCGGATCGGCCCTGGCCACGAGTTCGGTCGACGAGACAACGCTGCGCCGGGCACTGCTCGGCAAGGTCGTCTCCGTCGGGGACGCGGTCTCGCTGCTGCCGCGCGACCTCGGACCGGAGTTGACCGCGGGCGCCGCGACCCGCGCGCTGGCGCTGTCGGTCGGGATCACGTGGACCAACGAGCTGTTGACGGTCACCGCCGTCGAGCCGGCCGGACCGGTCAGCGTGCAGACCAACACCGCGGTGCTGTGGGCCGGCCAGGACGGTCGCGGCGTCGCGCCGCGCTCGTCGACGTCGCTTCCCTCGACGAATCTGCCGCCCACCATCGCCATGGGTTTTGCCGCGTCGGCGCCACCCACCCGGACGTCGGCGAACGGTCCCGCGGTCTCTGACACCCCGGGAGTGACGACCGGCGAATCGACCTCCGCCGGCGCCGTCCGCCCGGTCTCGACCCTGGTGGGCGTCGATTCCCAGGTGGCGAAGCTGACGGAATGGCTCTCGATCACGCTCGACGAGCCGGAGGTGCTGCGCACGCTGGGCGCTGCGCCTCGACTGGGTGTCCTGATCACCGGGCCGGCCGGGGTGGGCAAGGCGACGGTGGCGCGTTCGGTGTGCGCCGAGCGCCCGCTGACCACGATCGACGGGCCGACCGTCGGCGCGCTCGAGGCGGGCGCGCGCCTCGCCGCGGTGACGTCGGCGATATCCGGGCTCCGCGGCAGCGGGGGTGTCCTGTTGATCACCGACGTCGACGCCCTGCTGCCGGCACCCCGCGAATCCGCTCCGGCGGAACCGGTTTCCACGCTGATCCTCGATGAGCTGCGCACCGCGATCGCCGACGCCGGGAGCGGAGCGAGCGGGGCGGCCGCGCACGGCACCATCGCGCTGATCGCGACGACGGCCGAACCGGTCCGCCTCGACAGCCGGCTGCGCGATCCCTCGCTCTGCGATCGGGAACTCATCATCGGCCTGCCGGACTCGGCCACCCGCGCCCGACTCCTCGGGGTCATCCTCACCGACGTCCCCACGCACGGCCACCTCGATCTGGATGTGATCGCCTCGCGCACACCGGGTTTCGTCGCCGGCGACCTGGCCGCGCTGACCCGTGAGGCGGCGTTGCGGGCCGCGGCGCGGGTGAGCTCGGACAAGTCCGAACCCGCGCTGCGGACCGAGGACCTGATCGGCGCACTCGATGTGATCCGTCCGGTGTCACGGATGGACTCGCCGGAGGTGGCACTGGGTTCGATCACTCTCGACGAGGTCGGGGACATGGTGGAGACCAAGCAGGCGCTGACCGAGGCGGTGTTGTGGCCACTGCAACATCCGGATACGTTCACCCGCCTCGGTGTGGAACCGCCGCGCGGTGTGTTGCTGTTCGGTCCCCCCGGCTGCGGCAAGACGTTCGTGGTGCGAGCCCTCGCTGCGTCCGGCCGACTCTCGGTGCATACGGTCAAGGGCGCCGAGCTGATGGACAAGTGGGTGGGATCGTCGGAGAAGGCGGTCCGCGACCTGTTCGCCCGCGCCCGCGAGTCCGCGCCGTCGCTGATCTTCCTCGACGAGATCGACGCGCTCGCGCCGCGCCGGGGTCAGTCCAGCGACTCGGGTGTCGGCGACCGGGTGGTCGCCGCACTGCTCACCGAGCTGGACGGCGTCGAGCCGCTGCAGGACGTCGTGGTGCTGGGGGCGACCAATCGACCCGATCTGATCGACCCCGCTCTCCTGCGTCCGGGCCGTCTCGAACGACTGGTCTTCGTGCCGCCACCGGATGCGGACGCGCGCGCCGACATCCTGCGCGCCTCTGGCCGCAAGGTCCCGCTCGCCGACGGCGTGGATCTACAGGCGCTCGCCGACGATCTCGACGGCTACTCGGCCGCGGATTGTTCGGCGCTCCTGCGTGAGGCGGCGCTGTCGGCGATGCGGCGCGACATCGATGCGGCCACCGTGGGCCCGGACGACGTCGCCGAGGCCCGCGACCGTGTCCGACCGTCACTGGATCCGGCACAGGTGGAGAACCTGCGCGCATTCGCGGAACGTCGGGTGCTGTAG
- a CDS encoding DMT family transporter → MAWLYLVGAIAFEVAGTLSLRVASGGRKAWYAAVAIGYVVAFTMLILSLDHGMPLGVAYGIWAAAGVALTAILSRLLFAEPLTWLMGFGIVLIVGGVLLIEMGATH, encoded by the coding sequence ATGGCCTGGTTGTACCTGGTCGGCGCGATCGCCTTCGAAGTCGCCGGCACACTGTCGCTGCGGGTGGCCTCGGGCGGACGGAAAGCCTGGTACGCCGCCGTGGCCATCGGCTATGTCGTGGCTTTCACCATGTTGATCCTCAGCCTCGACCACGGCATGCCCCTCGGCGTCGCCTACGGGATCTGGGCGGCCGCCGGCGTCGCACTGACGGCGATCCTCAGCAGGCTCCTCTTCGCCGAACCACTCACCTGGCTCATGGGTTTCGGGATCGTCCTCATCGTCGGCGGCGTCCTGCTCATCGAGATGGGCGCAACGCACTGA
- the moeA gene encoding molybdopterin molybdotransferase MoeA yields the protein MRSVSDHQAVVAALFDGPTAERVRVVDALGRVTTDEITAAIGLPGFDNSAMDGYAVRAAEIASATEESPVRLPVAEDIPAGRTERLTLAPGTAHRIMTGAPMPDGADAVIPVEATDGAGTGPIGPGAQVVAIRSSVPVGRHIRAAGSDIEAGEPAMPAHTRLGAPQLGLLAALGITEVSVTRRLRVVVLSTGSELVSPGEPLQHGQIYESNGPMLTAAATEAGADATHLHFVADDVATFRARLDEISGDADLIITSGGVSAGAFEVVKEALTSTGDIEFVKVAMQPGMPQGGGHYPGPAGRRVPIITLPGNPVSSLVSFEVFIRPPLRAAMGLPADRDRVTARLSSDIRSPRGKRQFLRGVLRREDGLVVDPIGPPASHHLRFLARADALIDVPAIADEMAAGSSVDVIVL from the coding sequence ATGCGATCGGTGTCGGATCACCAAGCTGTTGTCGCCGCGCTGTTCGACGGTCCCACCGCGGAACGCGTGCGCGTGGTCGATGCCCTCGGGCGCGTGACGACCGACGAGATCACCGCGGCCATCGGACTACCCGGCTTCGACAACTCGGCAATGGACGGTTACGCCGTACGCGCGGCCGAAATCGCTTCGGCCACCGAGGAATCCCCCGTCCGGCTGCCCGTGGCCGAGGACATCCCGGCCGGCCGGACCGAACGCCTGACCCTGGCGCCGGGCACCGCGCACCGGATCATGACCGGCGCGCCGATGCCCGACGGCGCGGACGCGGTGATCCCGGTGGAGGCCACCGACGGTGCCGGAACGGGTCCTATCGGGCCCGGGGCCCAGGTCGTCGCAATCCGGTCGTCGGTGCCGGTGGGCCGCCACATCCGGGCCGCAGGCTCCGACATCGAGGCCGGCGAGCCCGCGATGCCGGCCCACACCCGGCTGGGTGCGCCGCAGCTGGGACTCCTCGCGGCTCTCGGCATCACCGAGGTCTCCGTCACGCGCCGCCTGCGCGTCGTGGTGCTGTCGACCGGCTCGGAACTGGTCAGTCCCGGAGAACCGTTGCAGCACGGGCAGATCTACGAATCCAATGGACCGATGCTCACCGCCGCGGCCACCGAGGCCGGCGCCGACGCGACACATCTGCATTTCGTCGCCGACGATGTCGCCACCTTCCGTGCGCGACTCGACGAGATCAGTGGCGACGCCGACCTCATCATCACGTCCGGGGGCGTCAGCGCCGGGGCCTTCGAGGTGGTCAAGGAGGCGCTGACGAGTACCGGCGACATCGAGTTCGTGAAGGTGGCGATGCAACCGGGCATGCCACAGGGCGGTGGCCACTATCCCGGACCCGCCGGCCGACGCGTGCCGATCATCACCCTGCCGGGCAACCCGGTCAGCTCGCTGGTGTCGTTCGAGGTGTTCATCCGGCCCCCACTGCGCGCCGCGATGGGGCTGCCCGCCGACCGCGATCGGGTGACCGCACGGCTCAGCTCCGACATCCGCTCACCACGCGGTAAACGTCAGTTCCTGCGCGGTGTGCTGCGGCGCGAGGACGGTCTCGTCGTCGACCCGATCGGCCCGCCCGCATCGCATCATCTGCGGTTCCTCGCCCGCGCCGACGCCCTGATCGACGTACCCGCGATCGCCGACGAGATGGCCGCGGGGTCGTCGGTCGACGTCATCGTCCTGTGA
- a CDS encoding Na(+)/H(+) antiporter subunit C: protein MSINLGLLIVIGVLAACGAYLLMERSLIRMLFGLLLCGNAINLLIIVVSGGMGNPPILGRSSENRAADADPLAQAMILTAIVITMGVAAFVLSLVYRLFVINRDDDDLEDDTEDVKILSGSLDTAPDRDRTDDPVTLADTAAGDLYDDEGNPITPEEFAARHLEIIETDLMPEDADVVDENVDDDTGANR, encoded by the coding sequence GTGAGCATCAACCTCGGATTGCTGATCGTGATCGGCGTACTGGCCGCGTGCGGTGCGTACCTGCTGATGGAACGCAGCCTCATCCGGATGCTGTTCGGTCTCCTGCTGTGCGGCAACGCGATCAATCTGCTGATCATCGTGGTGTCCGGCGGCATGGGGAACCCGCCGATCCTCGGGCGGTCGTCGGAGAACCGCGCGGCCGACGCCGATCCGCTCGCGCAGGCGATGATCCTGACCGCCATCGTGATCACCATGGGCGTCGCGGCGTTCGTGTTGTCACTGGTCTATCGGCTGTTCGTGATCAACCGCGACGACGACGACCTCGAGGACGACACCGAGGACGTGAAGATCCTGTCCGGCTCGCTGGACACCGCACCGGACCGCGACCGCACCGACGACCCGGTCACCCTCGCGGACACCGCGGCGGGCGACCTCTACGACGACGAGGGCAACCCGATCACCCCTGAAGAGTTCGCCGCGCGTCACCTCGAGATCATCGAGACCGACCTCATGCCCGAAGATGCCGATGTCGTCGACGAGAACGTCGACGACGACACGGGGGCGAACCGATGA